Proteins encoded in a region of the Labrus bergylta chromosome 9, fLabBer1.1, whole genome shotgun sequence genome:
- the spry1 gene encoding protein sprouty homolog 1 encodes MELQSQHGPGGSLVVIQQPSLESRQRSDYERELQHAAILSLDQIKAIRSNNEYTEGPSVVRRPPAPRMAPRPHDKQERTHEVILVNVNNNYEHRPLGGHHHHVGGGGVVVVAGGQQYGGSRAPGLSRSTSTGSAASSGSNSSASSEQGLLARSPPTRPGMSLQHHHRAEWPVRTQPKPKALSQPQQGPNFHQPPLEAPLKPQGKGKSDFSGSGTGLVAAAAGHQFICECCGKCKCSDCTAPRSLPSCLACNGQCLCSAESALEHGTCMCLVKGIFYHCSNDDEGDSCADQPCSLSRSHCCSRFLCMGLMSVLFPCLLCYPPVKGCLKACQGCYDRVNRPGCRCKNSNTVYCKLESWATQSQEKPS; translated from the coding sequence ATGGAGCTCCAAAGTCAACATGGCCCCGGCGGTTCATTAGTGGTGATCCAGCAGCCTTCCCTAGAGAGCCGACAGAGGTCGGATTACGAGCGGGAGCTCCAGCATGCCGCCATTCTCTCCCTGGACCAGATCAAGGCCATCCGCTCCAACAACGAGTACACCGAGGGGCCCTCAGTGGTACGGAGGCCCCCTGCTCCCCGCATGGCCCCCAGGCCCCACGACAAGCAGGAGAGGACTCACGAGGTCATCCTCGTCAATGTGAACAACAATTATGAGCACCGGCCGCTGGGGGGGCACCACCACCACGTCGGAGGCGGcggtgtggtggtggtggctgGAGGGCAGCAGTATGGAGGGTCCCGGGCGCCGGGGCTCAGCCGCTCCACCAGCACAGGAAGCGCCGCCAGCTCAGGGAGCAACAGCAGCGCCTCCTCTGAGCAGGGACTCTTGGCACGCTCGCCCCCCACCCGGCCCGGCATGAGCTTACAGCACCACCACAGAGCAGAGTGGCCTGTTCGGACTCAACCCAAGCCCAAGGCGCTCTCGCAGCCCCAGCAGGGACCTAACTTCCACCAGCCTCCACTAGAGGCTCCGCTCAAGCCGCAGGGCAAAGGGAAATCAGACTTTTCTGGCTCCGGCACCGGGCTGGTGGCTGCAGCCGCCGGGCACCAGTTCATCTGCGAGTGCTGCGGGAAGTGCAAGTGCAGCGACTGCACGGCTCCCCGCAGCCTGCCGTCATGCCTGGCGTGCAACGGCCAGTGCCTGTGCTCGGCGGAGAGCGCGCTGGAGCACGGCACCTGCATGTGCCTGGTCAAAGGCATCTTCTACCACTGCTCCAACGACGACGAGGGGGACTCGTGCGCCGACCAGCCCTGCTCACTGTCGCGCTCCCACTGCTGCTCTCGCTTTCTGTGCATGGGATTAATGTCGGTACTCTTCCCCTGTCTCCTGTGCTACCCGCCCGTCAAGGGCTGCCTGAAGGCGTGCCAGGGCTGCTACGACCGGGTCAACAGGCCCGGCTGTCGCTGCAAGAACTCCAACACTGTGTACTGCAAACTGGAGAGCTGGGCCACACAGAGCCAGGAGAAACCCTCCTGA